One Verrucomicrobiota bacterium DNA segment encodes these proteins:
- a CDS encoding c-type cytochrome domain-containing protein produces the protein MSRGRRQRYRSRSEVWFVRLLGGGLVGLLLAVGMLLAKSPEDRAQPGLPLAKGPEAPPPAQEGPLAEPKPSPPPLAVVAGSQELSPKPVPPEQRREPEQAPPVIEVAAIPAQPAAKEKAAQEKSPAASGPAPPPSPARSISYQQEVVPVLQAHCYGCHGAEKDKGGLRLHTPEVIRAGGRYGEVVVAGDPERSSLYYLTILPADDPDVMPGKGEVLSLEQTEILRKWVEQGADMEDGQSLIPVEKTPSVPSLAQVETGDLRVPDAQMVARLRESGFLIKAITPDGRLLYLSGSHREERLGPEEVAALNALAPNLHSLDLSRVQFAAEAEIQWKTMSRVRELRLQRSGADDQTLLALAQGAFALEYLNLYDTPITDEGLQHLEKLTGLQEVYLWQSDASSAGVAALREALPDAKIDRGDQAG, from the coding sequence ATGTCACGAGGTCGTCGCCAGCGCTATCGCAGCCGCTCCGAGGTTTGGTTCGTCCGCTTGCTGGGCGGGGGCTTGGTCGGTCTCTTGTTGGCGGTTGGAATGCTCTTAGCGAAGTCGCCTGAAGACCGCGCTCAACCGGGTCTTCCCTTGGCGAAAGGGCCCGAGGCCCCCCCTCCCGCGCAGGAAGGTCCGCTCGCGGAGCCCAAGCCGAGCCCACCCCCTCTGGCGGTGGTCGCAGGCAGCCAAGAGCTTTCTCCGAAGCCCGTCCCGCCCGAGCAAAGGAGGGAGCCCGAGCAAGCCCCTCCAGTCATCGAAGTGGCAGCCATCCCCGCCCAGCCGGCTGCCAAAGAAAAGGCCGCTCAGGAAAAGAGCCCGGCCGCCAGCGGTCCGGCCCCACCGCCCAGCCCGGCCCGCAGCATTTCCTACCAGCAGGAGGTCGTCCCTGTTTTGCAAGCCCACTGCTACGGCTGTCATGGGGCGGAGAAGGACAAAGGTGGGCTGCGCTTGCACACGCCGGAGGTGATTCGAGCGGGAGGAAGGTATGGCGAGGTGGTGGTAGCGGGTGACCCTGAGCGAAGTTCTCTCTATTACCTGACGATCCTCCCGGCAGACGATCCGGATGTCATGCCAGGCAAGGGCGAGGTGCTGAGCTTGGAGCAGACCGAGATCTTGAGGAAATGGGTCGAACAAGGAGCGGACATGGAAGATGGCCAAAGCCTGATTCCGGTCGAGAAGACGCCGTCGGTGCCTTCGCTCGCCCAAGTCGAGACCGGAGACCTGCGCGTTCCCGACGCTCAGATGGTAGCGCGACTTCGGGAGTCAGGGTTTCTCATCAAGGCCATCACGCCGGATGGACGCTTGCTGTATCTGAGCGGCAGTCATCGGGAGGAGCGCCTGGGGCCCGAAGAAGTGGCGGCCCTCAATGCCCTGGCGCCCAATCTTCACTCCCTCGATCTTTCCCGCGTCCAGTTTGCGGCCGAGGCCGAGATCCAGTGGAAGACGATGTCGCGCGTGCGAGAACTGCGCTTGCAGCGCTCGGGCGCGGATGACCAGACTCTCTTGGCTTTGGCCCAGGGGGCCTTTGCCTTGGAATACCTCAATCTCTATGACACCCCTATCACCGACGAGGGACTCCAGCACCTGGAGAAACTGACCGGCTTGCAGGAGGTGTATCTTTGGCAGAGCGATGCTTCTTCCGCAGGGGTCGCGGCACTCAGGGAGGCCTTGCCGGATGCCAAGATTGATCGAGGAGATCAAGCGGGGTGA
- a CDS encoding acetate kinase, with the protein MSSLPFLVVNAGSSSLKLALIEPASGRSLSQAIAENLLTPQSRVRLQGDPGETQQIAESDLNHRQALELILPKLEALASLEAPLPGVGHRVVHGGEHFRSSVRVDQEVLRKIESCNQLAPLHNPWALKGIHSLLESRPGLPQVAVFDTAFHQTLPPHSFRYALPETLYTKGHVRRYGFHGISYAYLLEETAARLGRPAESLSLLLAHLGNGCSACAVREGRSVDTTMGLTPLEGLTMGTRSGDVDPNLLLYLHDTMGLSLEDGTSLLNKQSGLLGLSGRSNDMREILEGVQSGDPACLLAFEVFCFRLAKGLLGLTASLDRVDALVFSGGIGEHAAAVREKTLSHLRLLGVVIDPERNAQHGAESAGLISAPESAFPCQVVPTNEELRIAREASRLLLP; encoded by the coding sequence ATGTCCTCTCTTCCCTTCCTCGTTGTCAACGCAGGCAGTTCCTCTCTCAAGCTCGCGCTCATCGAGCCCGCCAGCGGTCGATCGCTCTCCCAAGCCATCGCGGAGAACCTCCTGACCCCCCAGAGCCGGGTGCGCCTCCAGGGAGATCCGGGTGAGACCCAGCAAATTGCAGAAAGCGATCTCAATCACCGTCAAGCCCTCGAGCTGATCCTACCAAAGTTGGAGGCACTCGCCTCGCTGGAAGCCCCCCTGCCCGGGGTCGGTCACCGCGTGGTGCACGGCGGGGAGCATTTCCGCTCCTCCGTCCGCGTCGATCAGGAGGTCCTCCGCAAAATCGAATCCTGCAACCAACTGGCCCCCTTGCACAACCCTTGGGCACTCAAAGGCATTCACAGCCTTCTTGAAAGCCGCCCTGGCCTCCCGCAAGTGGCCGTCTTCGACACCGCCTTCCACCAAACCCTCCCGCCGCACTCCTTTCGCTACGCCCTTCCCGAAACCCTTTACACCAAGGGCCACGTGCGCCGCTACGGGTTCCACGGCATCAGCTACGCTTACCTTTTGGAAGAAACGGCCGCACGGCTCGGGCGGCCGGCGGAATCGCTCTCTCTCCTCCTGGCCCATCTCGGGAATGGCTGCTCCGCCTGTGCGGTGCGCGAAGGGAGGTCCGTGGACACCACCATGGGCTTGACGCCGCTGGAGGGATTGACCATGGGGACCCGCTCGGGCGATGTCGACCCCAATCTCCTGCTCTACCTGCACGACACCATGGGGCTCTCGCTGGAGGATGGCACCAGCCTCTTGAACAAACAAAGTGGCTTGCTCGGTCTCTCGGGGCGCTCCAATGACATGCGAGAAATTCTCGAAGGGGTCCAGAGTGGTGACCCGGCCTGCCTCCTCGCCTTCGAGGTCTTCTGCTTCCGCTTGGCCAAAGGACTACTCGGTCTCACGGCCTCCCTGGACCGAGTGGACGCCCTCGTCTTCTCGGGGGGCATCGGCGAGCACGCGGCAGCCGTGCGAGAAAAAACCCTCAGCCACCTCCGCCTTCTCGGAGTGGTCATCGATCCCGAGCGCAACGCCCAACACGGAGCCGAAAGCGCAGGTCTCATCAGCGCCCCCGAAAGCGCCTTCCCTTGTCAGGTGGTGCCCACCAACGAAGAACTCCGCATCGCCCGCGAGGCCTCCCGCCTCCTTCTCCCATGA
- a CDS encoding TIGR01777 family oxidoreductase, producing MPKFKRSAVLACSPSALSQWHYRPGAFTRLSPPWESVRELEPTHPILLGREPLLEIQAGPLKRKWQVAYPKATPEEFIDSQTSGPFAHWEHRHRFLEEKEGSLLEDEIDYRLPLAPLSQWFAGRFVQNKLERMFRYRHEVTRLDLETLPPTPRPLHVLLTGASGMIGRALKALLQTQGHQVTGLTRSPKEADEIGWNPAQGQLDLSSLLPLDAVVHLAGANVSAQRWTPGYRKLILESRTVATQLLAERLAALPSPPAVFLSASGANFYPLDGQPHTEEGPQGDSFLAQVVGEWEAASQAVESFARRALFRLGVVLSPGGGALRKLLPLFQLGLGGPVGHGRQYLPWISIDDAVLLLYHALLDARYQGPLNAVAPDMQTSRGFGQVLGKVLRRPALLPAPAFALKAVFGQMAEETLLGSVQARPARLQELQFPFRYPKLEPALHHLLGRAARP from the coding sequence ATGCCCAAATTCAAACGCTCGGCCGTTCTCGCCTGCTCTCCCTCAGCCCTCTCCCAGTGGCACTATCGCCCTGGAGCCTTCACCCGCCTCTCGCCTCCTTGGGAATCGGTCCGGGAGCTGGAGCCCACCCACCCGATCCTGCTCGGCCGGGAGCCCCTGCTCGAAATCCAAGCCGGCCCCCTCAAGCGAAAGTGGCAGGTGGCTTATCCCAAGGCCACTCCGGAGGAATTCATTGATTCGCAGACCAGCGGCCCCTTCGCGCACTGGGAGCACCGCCACCGCTTCCTGGAGGAGAAGGAGGGAAGCCTCCTGGAAGACGAAATCGACTACCGCCTCCCCCTGGCCCCCTTGAGCCAGTGGTTTGCCGGACGCTTTGTGCAAAACAAGCTGGAGCGTATGTTTCGGTATCGACACGAAGTCACCCGGCTGGATCTGGAGACCCTGCCTCCCACGCCTCGCCCGCTTCATGTCCTGCTGACCGGAGCCAGCGGGATGATTGGTCGCGCCCTCAAAGCCCTTCTTCAAACGCAAGGCCACCAAGTGACCGGCCTGACTCGCTCTCCCAAAGAAGCCGACGAGATCGGTTGGAATCCCGCGCAAGGTCAGCTCGATCTCTCCTCCCTCCTGCCGCTCGATGCCGTGGTGCACCTAGCAGGGGCCAACGTCTCAGCCCAGAGGTGGACCCCCGGCTATCGCAAGCTCATCTTGGAGAGCCGCACTGTGGCCACGCAACTGCTGGCAGAGCGACTGGCGGCGCTCCCGAGTCCCCCGGCGGTCTTCCTTTCCGCCTCGGGCGCCAACTTCTATCCGCTCGATGGCCAACCGCACACCGAAGAAGGGCCTCAGGGGGATTCCTTCCTGGCTCAGGTCGTGGGCGAGTGGGAGGCGGCCTCCCAAGCGGTGGAAAGCTTTGCTCGGCGGGCCCTCTTTCGCTTGGGCGTCGTCTTGAGCCCCGGCGGCGGCGCGCTCCGAAAATTGCTTCCGCTTTTCCAACTCGGCTTGGGCGGGCCCGTTGGCCATGGGCGACAATACCTGCCCTGGATTTCCATCGATGACGCCGTCCTCCTGCTCTACCACGCCCTCCTGGATGCTCGCTACCAGGGCCCCTTGAATGCGGTCGCACCCGACATGCAGACCAGCCGAGGCTTCGGCCAAGTTCTCGGGAAGGTCCTCCGCCGCCCAGCCCTCTTGCCCGCCCCGGCCTTCGCTTTGAAAGCCGTCTTCGGGCAAATGGCGGAAGAAACCTTGCTCGGGAGTGTCCAGGCGCGCCCAGCCCGCCTGCAAGAACTCCAGTTTCCCTTCCGCTACCCGAAACTCGAACCCGCCTTGCATCACCTCTTGGGGCGAGCCGCCCGCCCGTGA
- the pta gene encoding phosphate acetyltransferase, with product MKHAFFLVPSSSSVGLTTISLGVVRALERRGAGVGFMKPIAQPRPEDTGPERSTAYAQHILQRTPATPIPLGEASRLFHEGKVHDLMEEVVNRYERSTTDCDVVIVEGLVSTEEDRISTQLNQEIARTLGAEVILVDVLRDGNLLTLDQRLRTAGSMFGGIQSRHVVGCILNRIESPEGVDPEHFLQNIQTQLPCLQLTSFTLLGSIPASPNLLQPRMRDIVDHLKAEVIERGEMDQRRVSSHHLLARTVPNLIHVFSAGSLILTPADREDILMAAALASIRGQMLAGVILTGGKEIGPNRNVLQLCRPAFEAGLPLALATGSSIRVVNRLATLNTEIPIDDTERLDSTLDFIARRIDVQWILEDSAIEIERRLSPPAFRFQLAERARQANKRILLPEGDEPRTLRAAVSCHERRIARCVLLGSPETIQQAAAAQGINLPDGLEILDPGEHRDRYIAPLVEARKHKNLTEAMAAEALEDNVFLATVMLLENDADGLVSGAVHSTANTIRPALQLIKTKEGAHVVSSVFFMCLPDQVLVYGDCAVNTNPDAETLADIALRSAESAEAFGIPPRVALISYSTGASGAGEDVDKVRRATELAQKMRPDLPIDGPLQYDAAAIPEIGASKAPGSPVAGQATVFIFPDLNTGNTTYKAVQRSAKVVSIGPMLQGLRKPVNDLSRGALVDDIIYTIALTAIQADQE from the coding sequence ATGAAACACGCCTTCTTTCTTGTTCCCTCCTCCTCCAGCGTAGGTCTCACCACCATCTCGCTGGGCGTGGTGCGGGCGCTGGAGCGTCGTGGAGCCGGAGTCGGCTTCATGAAGCCCATCGCGCAGCCCCGTCCCGAAGACACCGGACCAGAGCGCTCGACCGCCTACGCTCAACATATCCTTCAGCGCACCCCCGCCACGCCCATCCCGCTGGGCGAAGCCAGCCGACTCTTCCACGAGGGCAAAGTCCACGACCTGATGGAGGAAGTGGTCAATCGTTATGAACGCTCGACCACCGACTGCGATGTCGTCATCGTGGAGGGCCTCGTGAGCACCGAGGAGGACCGCATCTCCACCCAGCTCAATCAAGAAATCGCCCGCACCCTCGGGGCGGAAGTTATCCTGGTGGACGTCCTCAGGGATGGCAACCTGCTCACTCTCGACCAGCGGCTCCGCACCGCTGGCTCCATGTTCGGCGGCATTCAATCCCGGCACGTGGTTGGATGCATCCTCAATCGGATTGAAAGCCCAGAGGGCGTGGATCCCGAGCACTTCCTCCAAAACATCCAGACCCAGCTTCCCTGCCTCCAACTGACCAGCTTCACCCTGCTCGGCTCCATCCCGGCCAGCCCCAATCTCTTGCAGCCACGGATGCGAGACATCGTGGACCATCTCAAAGCGGAGGTCATCGAGCGGGGCGAGATGGATCAACGTCGCGTCTCGAGCCATCACCTTCTGGCCCGGACCGTGCCGAACCTCATCCATGTTTTCTCGGCCGGCTCCCTCATTTTGACCCCGGCCGACCGCGAAGACATCCTCATGGCGGCCGCTCTCGCGAGCATTCGCGGTCAGATGCTGGCCGGAGTCATCCTGACCGGGGGCAAGGAGATCGGCCCGAATCGCAACGTGCTTCAGCTCTGCCGCCCCGCCTTCGAGGCCGGTCTCCCTCTGGCTCTCGCCACGGGTTCCAGCATTCGGGTGGTCAATCGACTCGCCACACTCAACACGGAAATCCCCATTGATGACACCGAGAGACTGGACAGCACACTCGACTTCATCGCCCGGCGGATCGATGTGCAATGGATCCTCGAGGACTCGGCCATCGAGATCGAACGCCGCCTCTCGCCCCCGGCTTTCCGCTTCCAGTTGGCGGAGCGCGCCCGCCAAGCCAACAAGCGTATCCTCCTGCCCGAGGGCGATGAACCCCGCACCTTGCGCGCGGCCGTCTCGTGTCACGAGCGTCGCATCGCCCGCTGCGTCCTCCTCGGCTCACCCGAGACCATCCAGCAAGCCGCCGCCGCCCAGGGAATCAATTTGCCCGACGGCCTCGAAATCCTCGATCCCGGGGAGCACCGCGACCGCTACATCGCCCCCCTCGTGGAAGCCCGGAAACACAAGAACCTGACCGAAGCTATGGCGGCCGAAGCCCTCGAGGACAATGTCTTCCTGGCCACCGTCATGCTGCTGGAAAACGATGCCGATGGCCTCGTCTCCGGCGCCGTCCACTCCACTGCCAACACCATCCGCCCCGCGCTCCAGCTCATCAAAACCAAAGAAGGCGCTCACGTCGTCTCCTCGGTCTTCTTCATGTGCCTCCCGGACCAAGTGCTCGTCTACGGAGACTGCGCGGTCAATACCAACCCGGATGCGGAAACCCTGGCCGATATCGCGCTCCGCTCCGCCGAATCGGCCGAAGCCTTCGGCATCCCGCCTCGCGTGGCCCTCATCAGCTACTCCACTGGGGCCTCGGGAGCGGGGGAGGATGTCGACAAGGTCCGGCGCGCGACCGAGCTCGCCCAAAAAATGCGGCCCGACCTCCCAATCGATGGCCCCTTGCAGTATGACGCGGCCGCCATTCCCGAAATCGGCGCCTCCAAGGCCCCGGGCAGCCCCGTCGCCGGCCAGGCCACCGTCTTCATCTTTCCGGATCTCAACACCGGCAACACCACCTACAAAGCCGTCCAGCGCTCGGCCAAAGTGGTCTCGATCGGCCCCATGCTCCAAGGCCTCCGCAAACCGGTCAATGACCTGAGTCGAGGCGCGCTGGTCGATGATATCATCTACACCATCGCCCTGACAGCCATCCAAGCGGACCAAGAGTGA
- a CDS encoding DUF1501 domain-containing protein, with translation MSLRSILESGDDLNRRDFVSYAARAFLGVGLLPHGVANALGEPSSHPFIPQARRVIYLYMAGGMTHLDTFDPKPQADENEIKGPLGVLPTKVDGMFLSEYLPGVAAHADKLAIIRSMTSTQGAHEQGNYFMHSSYVMRGTIKHPEMGAWLLAMDGKGNPDLPGFVRIGNSSQGGGAGFLDSAYEPLVLGNPNNGIKNSKLPKGVTDEDLDARLRMSSRFETEFHQRYDYRRVRGYSTMYDDALRLMRSRDLEAFDLSKESAELRDAYGRASFGQGCLLARRLVERDVRFVEVTLGGWDTHANNFDRVSSQTDTLDRAMATLLSDLERRGLLRDTMVVLSTEFGRTPRLNQNFGRDHYPKAFSCVLAGGGVKGGTIWGETDATGENILRDPVAVPDFNATIAYGLGLPLDKQLYSSSGRPFTVADKGQPVTQMFG, from the coding sequence ATGAGCTTGCGATCCATCCTTGAATCAGGCGATGACCTCAACCGGCGAGATTTTGTCTCCTATGCGGCCCGAGCGTTCCTCGGCGTGGGGCTGCTGCCGCATGGGGTCGCGAACGCCTTGGGGGAGCCCTCGAGTCACCCTTTCATCCCCCAAGCCCGCCGAGTGATCTATCTCTACATGGCCGGTGGCATGACTCACCTCGACACCTTTGATCCTAAGCCCCAGGCGGATGAGAATGAAATCAAAGGTCCCTTGGGCGTTTTGCCGACGAAGGTCGATGGGATGTTTTTAAGCGAATACCTGCCAGGCGTGGCAGCCCATGCCGACAAGCTGGCCATCATTCGCTCCATGACCTCCACGCAAGGAGCGCACGAGCAGGGAAATTACTTCATGCATTCGAGTTACGTGATGCGGGGAACGATCAAGCACCCGGAGATGGGGGCGTGGCTGCTGGCGATGGATGGCAAAGGGAATCCCGATTTGCCGGGTTTTGTCCGCATCGGCAATTCCAGCCAAGGGGGGGGAGCTGGCTTTCTCGATTCGGCTTACGAGCCGCTCGTGCTGGGAAATCCGAACAATGGGATCAAAAATAGCAAGCTTCCCAAAGGGGTGACAGATGAGGATTTGGATGCTCGCTTGAGGATGTCGAGTCGCTTCGAAACGGAGTTTCACCAGCGCTATGATTACCGGCGGGTGCGTGGCTACAGCACGATGTATGACGATGCCCTCCGGCTGATGCGGAGCCGCGACCTGGAGGCCTTCGATCTCTCGAAAGAGTCGGCCGAGTTACGCGATGCCTACGGGCGGGCTTCCTTCGGGCAAGGCTGCTTGCTGGCCCGGCGTTTGGTGGAACGGGATGTCCGCTTTGTGGAGGTGACCCTGGGTGGGTGGGACACCCATGCCAACAACTTTGACCGAGTGTCCTCGCAAACCGACACTCTGGATCGAGCCATGGCCACTCTCCTGAGTGACTTGGAGCGTCGCGGGCTTTTGCGGGATACCATGGTGGTGTTGTCGACGGAATTCGGTCGGACTCCGCGACTCAACCAAAACTTCGGGCGCGATCACTACCCCAAGGCCTTCAGCTGCGTCTTGGCCGGAGGCGGGGTCAAGGGTGGCACCATTTGGGGAGAGACCGACGCCACGGGCGAAAACATCCTGCGCGATCCAGTGGCGGTGCCCGACTTCAATGCCACCATCGCCTACGGACTCGGTTTGCCGCTGGACAAGCAACTTTATTCCTCTTCGGGTCGACCCTTTACGGTGGCCGACAAAGGCCAGCCTGTGACGCAGATGTTTGGCTGA
- a CDS encoding DUF1549 domain-containing protein, with the protein MKFRKTGSVFLSLWLALPSLAFEEQRIWEAARQVDELVEKAQREAGVEPNAPAEEEVFLRRIYLDVAGRIPSFEETVAYQANEGPAPRSTLIRELLHSEAYVSQEFHYWADLLRLRYDGNDNAAPFYLDWVKSAIREHMPYDELVRRLVTAEGYAWDDPAVGFYTRDKGMPLDHMAFTVRVFLGTRMECAQCHNHPFDEITQKEFYHMAAFTYGTRGDMDPRQTLKLYDYVKRNRKAIQEDEVLTEREIRRTLRDLTLPMNAGAREVGRDLRLPHDYQYDDASPKEKIGPGTLFGEAEQGADLRETFADWMTSPENERFTRAIANRMWKKVMGRGLIEPEDNFTADTVASHPELMAYLESLMRQLDYDLRDFKAVLYNTRTYQREAMSEDIDLAKPFYFQGPLLKRMSAERMWDSVLTLAVPHLDERTLDLGQEKRSREREWQARRMLELGSFTIFKMAEEIARRSGQAQIELQSVRQEIVEATEKEEEKRLEALRKRAGELNRTYRKALSEVRESYLGKPPKPSALAEGKKGQGEEEENPWKDWYAGLVRASELVSPAPTDHFLQVFGQSNREVVNNASDKGSAIQALWLMNGNIYPIVTRGQSVLMKNLAQEKDLDGKRDVIFRSMLHRRPTPSEKEMFALQVAERGNKAVGDLIWMLLNSTEFAFVQ; encoded by the coding sequence ATGAAATTTCGAAAGACTGGCTCGGTTTTTCTCTCTCTTTGGCTGGCGCTGCCCTCGCTGGCTTTCGAGGAGCAGCGCATCTGGGAGGCCGCTCGCCAAGTGGATGAATTGGTCGAAAAGGCCCAGCGAGAAGCCGGGGTCGAGCCGAATGCCCCGGCTGAGGAGGAGGTCTTTCTTCGCCGGATCTACCTCGATGTGGCGGGGCGCATTCCCAGCTTTGAAGAGACAGTCGCCTACCAGGCCAACGAAGGGCCAGCTCCCCGTTCCACCTTGATCCGGGAACTCCTCCACTCCGAGGCCTATGTCAGCCAGGAATTCCACTATTGGGCGGATCTTCTCCGTTTGCGCTATGATGGCAATGACAACGCCGCGCCTTTCTACCTCGATTGGGTCAAATCAGCCATTCGCGAACACATGCCGTATGACGAGCTGGTGCGTCGTTTGGTAACGGCGGAGGGCTACGCTTGGGACGATCCAGCGGTCGGTTTTTACACCAGAGACAAGGGCATGCCCTTGGACCATATGGCTTTTACCGTTCGGGTCTTTTTGGGGACCCGCATGGAGTGTGCGCAGTGTCACAATCACCCCTTCGATGAGATCACCCAGAAGGAGTTTTATCACATGGCGGCCTTCACCTATGGGACCCGCGGGGATATGGACCCTCGGCAAACCCTCAAGCTTTACGATTACGTCAAAAGGAATCGCAAAGCGATCCAGGAGGATGAGGTGCTGACAGAGCGGGAGATCCGGCGCACCCTGCGCGATCTGACCTTGCCGATGAACGCGGGGGCCCGGGAGGTGGGTCGCGATCTCAGGCTGCCTCACGATTACCAATATGACGACGCCAGCCCGAAGGAAAAGATCGGTCCGGGCACCCTGTTTGGAGAGGCTGAGCAGGGGGCGGATCTTCGAGAGACCTTCGCCGACTGGATGACTAGCCCCGAAAATGAGCGCTTCACGCGGGCGATTGCCAATCGCATGTGGAAGAAAGTGATGGGGAGAGGTCTCATCGAGCCCGAGGACAATTTCACCGCCGACACGGTGGCCTCCCATCCCGAGTTGATGGCCTACCTCGAGAGTCTCATGCGGCAACTCGATTACGATCTGCGCGACTTCAAAGCGGTCCTCTACAACACCCGGACCTACCAGCGTGAAGCCATGTCGGAGGATATCGACTTGGCCAAGCCCTTCTACTTTCAAGGCCCTCTTCTGAAACGAATGTCGGCCGAGCGAATGTGGGATTCGGTCCTGACCTTGGCCGTCCCCCACTTGGACGAGCGCACCTTGGACCTGGGGCAGGAAAAGCGATCTCGTGAACGCGAGTGGCAGGCCAGGAGGATGTTGGAGCTGGGGTCATTCACCATTTTCAAAATGGCCGAGGAGATTGCCCGGAGATCAGGCCAGGCCCAAATCGAGTTGCAAAGCGTGCGCCAAGAAATCGTAGAAGCTACCGAAAAGGAGGAGGAGAAGAGGCTGGAAGCGCTTCGCAAGCGAGCCGGTGAGTTGAACCGAACCTACCGCAAGGCTTTGAGCGAGGTTCGGGAGAGCTACCTCGGCAAACCTCCCAAGCCTAGTGCGCTCGCCGAAGGGAAGAAGGGGCAAGGCGAGGAGGAGGAGAATCCCTGGAAGGATTGGTATGCCGGGCTGGTCCGGGCTTCGGAGCTGGTCTCGCCAGCGCCAACCGATCATTTCTTGCAAGTCTTTGGGCAGTCCAATCGGGAGGTGGTCAACAACGCCTCTGACAAAGGATCCGCCATCCAAGCTCTCTGGCTGATGAATGGAAACATTTACCCCATTGTGACGCGGGGCCAATCCGTGCTCATGAAGAATCTCGCCCAGGAGAAGGACCTCGATGGCAAACGGGATGTCATTTTCCGGAGTATGCTCCATCGCCGACCCACCCCCTCTGAGAAGGAGATGTTTGCCCTGCAAGTGGCCGAGCGGGGAAACAAGGCGGTCGGCGATCTCATTTGGATGCTGCTGAACTCGACCGAATTCGCTTTTGTGCAATAA
- a CDS encoding homoserine O-acetyltransferase produces the protein MPEATVSTQFFSLPEFTFSAGPTLSGLQLAYETYGTLNADRSNAILLFHALSGTQHASGHNPSIPEIGKIWTEDCHLGWWSDFIGPGKAIDTERFFVLCPNYLGGCYGSSGPSSLNPATGCPWGSSFPHISASDQVQSAAQLLDSFGIQQLHACIGPSVGGLLALTFATNLPERVRHVIPIASGFQTTVLNRLILFEQILAIENDPNFHGGDYYQGPAPEYGLAIARMISHKTFVHLDAFEKRARQEILQEEEMLAWFRVRDPFQSYMLHQGKKFVERFDANTYLRINDMWSRYNALTEGGADSIEALFGRCQKAGQRFLIFSIDSDFCFYPEEQEHLHQLLHGAGVDSMHITVHSDKGHDSFLLEPAFYTPHISYILESG, from the coding sequence ATGCCAGAGGCCACGGTCAGCACGCAATTCTTCTCCCTCCCAGAGTTCACTTTCAGCGCTGGCCCCACCCTTTCCGGACTCCAGTTGGCCTACGAAACCTACGGCACCCTCAATGCCGACCGCAGCAACGCCATCCTCCTCTTCCACGCCCTGAGCGGGACCCAGCACGCCTCCGGCCACAACCCCTCCATCCCAGAAATCGGCAAAATCTGGACCGAAGATTGCCACCTCGGCTGGTGGAGTGATTTCATCGGCCCCGGCAAGGCCATCGATACCGAGCGCTTCTTCGTTCTCTGCCCGAACTACCTCGGCGGCTGCTACGGGTCGAGCGGCCCCTCCTCGCTCAATCCAGCGACGGGCTGTCCCTGGGGTTCCTCCTTCCCTCACATCTCGGCCTCGGACCAAGTCCAGTCCGCGGCCCAGTTGCTCGACTCGTTTGGCATCCAGCAATTGCACGCCTGCATCGGCCCCTCCGTCGGCGGTCTGCTGGCCCTGACCTTCGCCACCAACCTCCCAGAGCGCGTTCGTCACGTCATCCCCATCGCGAGCGGTTTCCAGACCACCGTTCTCAATCGCCTCATTCTCTTCGAGCAGATTTTGGCGATCGAGAACGACCCCAACTTCCACGGGGGCGACTACTACCAAGGACCGGCCCCGGAATACGGGCTGGCCATTGCCCGCATGATTTCTCACAAAACCTTCGTCCACCTGGACGCCTTCGAAAAACGCGCTCGCCAGGAAATCCTTCAGGAGGAAGAAATGCTGGCCTGGTTTCGCGTTCGCGACCCCTTCCAGAGCTACATGCTCCACCAAGGAAAAAAGTTCGTCGAGCGTTTCGACGCCAACACCTACCTTCGCATCAACGACATGTGGTCGCGCTACAACGCCCTGACCGAGGGCGGAGCCGACAGCATCGAGGCCCTCTTCGGCCGCTGCCAAAAGGCGGGGCAGCGCTTTCTCATCTTCTCGATCGATAGCGACTTCTGCTTCTACCCGGAAGAACAAGAACACCTTCATCAACTCCTCCACGGGGCCGGCGTGGATTCCATGCACATCACGGTTCACTCCGACAAAGGTCACGACTCCTTCCTCCTGGAACCCGCCTTCTACACCCCCCATATCTCCTACATTTTGGAGAGCGGGTAA